One stretch of Thermanaerosceptrum fracticalcis DNA includes these proteins:
- the pdhA gene encoding pyruvate dehydrogenase (acetyl-transferring) E1 component subunit alpha: MEINKDLILQMYDRMMEIRKFEERAMDLFTRDKIRGSMHLYIGEEAVATGVCFALNKDDYIVSTHRGHGHCLAKGARIDLTMAELLGKATGYCKGKGGSMHIADLETGNLGANGIVGGGLPIAVGAALSARLQKNNKVAVAFFGDGASNQGTFHESMNLASAWKLPVLFVCENNLYGITVPFSEASAIKDVAVRARAYNMPSVIIDGNDVLEVYKTAKEAVEKLRKGEGPMLIEAKTYRHMGHYTGDPQIYRTKEEVEEWKKKDPIKRLRCYILENNIATEEELAVREKRVDDVIDQAEQFALNSPEPDAADLLNDVFA, from the coding sequence ATGGAAATCAACAAGGATTTAATTCTGCAGATGTATGACAGGATGATGGAAATCAGAAAATTCGAGGAAAGGGCGATGGATCTGTTTACCCGCGATAAAATCCGTGGTTCCATGCACCTTTATATAGGGGAGGAAGCCGTGGCCACAGGGGTTTGTTTTGCGTTGAACAAGGATGATTACATAGTCAGTACTCACCGGGGACACGGTCACTGTTTGGCTAAAGGGGCGCGTATTGATTTAACTATGGCCGAACTTTTAGGCAAAGCCACAGGTTACTGCAAAGGGAAAGGCGGCTCTATGCACATTGCCGATTTAGAAACCGGTAACTTAGGTGCTAATGGTATTGTGGGAGGAGGCCTGCCCATTGCCGTGGGTGCTGCCTTGTCCGCCAGGCTGCAGAAAAATAACAAGGTAGCCGTGGCCTTCTTTGGCGACGGTGCTTCCAACCAGGGCACATTCCATGAAAGTATGAATTTAGCTTCGGCATGGAAGCTTCCTGTACTTTTTGTTTGTGAAAACAATCTATACGGGATTACCGTTCCTTTCAGTGAAGCCTCCGCTATTAAAGACGTTGCCGTGCGAGCCCGGGCTTACAATATGCCCAGTGTGATTATAGACGGGAATGATGTTTTAGAGGTTTACAAAACAGCTAAAGAAGCGGTAGAGAAACTTCGTAAAGGAGAAGGGCCTATGCTCATTGAAGCCAAGACCTACAGGCATATGGGCCATTATACAGGGGACCCCCAGATCTACCGTACCAAAGAAGAAGTGGAAGAATGGAAGAAGAAAGACCCCATTAAGAGATTAAGATGCTATATCCTGGAAAACAACATTGCTACGGAAGAAGAGCTGGCGGTAAGAGAAAAACGGGTTGATGATGTGATCGACCAGGCCGAACAGTTTGCCTTGAATAGTCCCGAGCCCGATGCGGCTGATCTCTTAAACGATGTTTTTGCTTAA
- a CDS encoding anaerobic glycerol-3-phosphate dehydrogenase subunit C has product MKQYEKRLDYCLKCSTCHTQCPVLENFLDFPGPKHLGPELERLRMAQGHKIQLHIDEKLSCCTNCKRCDLACPHGVKPSVFNMHNRARVRLSLKEKVRDWLLAHNGRWGGIASHIPALSNLALHNPLTRLVFDVIGLAPRDLPRYDTGKLKTGKALGSPKKAVYFLGCYARYNERSIAQSVINIFQALGYQLEIAPLGCCGTPLFSNGFLAEARGLAEKNTRVLLDYIERGYKVISSCPSCTLTLKEEYRDLFALPEGEKLAQGVYDVCELLVEEGLSLTGVTSPYASAYYHVPCHLKAQGIGTPAAELLGQGITRELTVSDGYCCGMAGTYGFKKEKYELSKAIGSPVFQGIMDKDYELVLTDCGTCKLQIEQNTGRKVLHPVQVMEKLIVGS; this is encoded by the coding sequence ATGAAGCAGTATGAAAAAAGACTTGATTACTGTCTCAAATGCAGTACCTGCCATACCCAGTGTCCCGTGCTGGAGAATTTCCTGGATTTTCCGGGGCCCAAACACCTGGGGCCGGAACTGGAAAGACTGCGGATGGCCCAGGGGCATAAAATACAGCTTCACATCGACGAAAAGCTGTCCTGCTGTACCAACTGCAAACGCTGTGACCTGGCCTGCCCCCATGGAGTCAAGCCTTCTGTCTTTAACATGCATAACCGGGCCCGCGTGCGTCTTTCCCTTAAGGAGAAAGTACGGGACTGGCTGCTGGCCCATAACGGCCGGTGGGGTGGGATTGCCAGTCACATACCTGCCTTGAGCAATCTGGCCCTGCACAATCCCCTCACCAGATTAGTTTTTGATGTGATAGGATTAGCGCCCCGTGATTTGCCCAGGTATGATACAGGTAAATTAAAGACTGGTAAAGCCCTGGGCTCTCCGAAGAAAGCAGTGTATTTCCTCGGCTGTTATGCCCGCTATAACGAGCGTTCAATAGCCCAGAGTGTGATCAATATTTTCCAAGCTCTGGGATATCAACTGGAGATAGCGCCCTTAGGCTGCTGCGGCACCCCCCTCTTCAGCAATGGTTTTCTAGCAGAAGCCAGGGGACTGGCTGAGAAGAATACCCGTGTTCTTTTAGACTATATAGAAAGGGGTTATAAGGTAATTTCCAGTTGTCCCAGTTGTACCTTAACCTTAAAAGAGGAATATCGTGACCTCTTTGCTTTACCTGAAGGGGAGAAATTAGCCCAGGGAGTTTATGATGTTTGCGAACTCCTGGTGGAAGAAGGATTATCTCTAACGGGAGTGACCAGTCCTTATGCTTCAGCATATTACCATGTTCCCTGCCACCTGAAGGCCCAGGGCATTGGTACTCCTGCGGCAGAACTCCTGGGGCAGGGAATTACACGGGAATTGACTGTAAGTGACGGGTACTGCTGCGGCATGGCAGGAACTTACGGCTTTAAGAAGGAAAAATATGAACTGTCCAAGGCTATTGGCAGTCCGGTCTTTCAGGGAATCATGGATAAAGATTATGAATTAGTGCTCACGGATTGCGGTACCTGTAAACTGCAGATAGAGCAGAATACGGGCCGGAAGGTGCTTCATCCTGTGCAGGTAATGGAAAAGTTGATAGTTGGCAGTTGA
- the glpB gene encoding anaerobic glycerol-3-phosphate dehydrogenase subunit GlpB: MYDVIVIGAGLAGLMAAAAAAELNKKVLVVAKGRGNLYSASGYIDFLGYYPTDRRQPLENVTRALEDIVENNPQHPYALLGKEKIDQAFRFFLEVMNRAGYPYGGSWQKNRIHPTAAGALAPTSLVPQRSCLDLASYQDILVVGFREMLDFYPFYAADNLREQFYLQGEKKLVRAVWLDLGLSQERELNSYDLAVALEDEAVRFRLAEQLRVKVSEHTLVILPAVLGVRKWNRVQDHLQRMLACTFLEIPTLPPSVTGMRLAESLMGYLEQRGVEFQLGYPVTGALQEGKRCTGVKIATASGRIQVKEARTFVLATGGILGGGLRVKPYSITEEIFKIKIEMPKEISHQDFFAPQGQPLSRTGVKVNSLLQPITAQGEPILTNVFVAGKNLTGYDPFVEKSGNGVALVSGYAAGWLAGKGAFSYEAV, translated from the coding sequence ATGTATGATGTAATTGTCATCGGAGCCGGGCTGGCCGGCTTAATGGCGGCTGCGGCAGCAGCAGAACTAAATAAAAAGGTACTGGTGGTGGCCAAAGGGCGCGGGAACTTATACTCTGCTTCAGGGTATATTGATTTTTTAGGCTATTATCCCACAGATCGCCGCCAGCCCCTGGAAAATGTCACCAGAGCTTTAGAGGATATAGTGGAGAATAACCCTCAGCATCCCTATGCCCTGCTGGGGAAAGAGAAAATTGATCAGGCTTTTCGTTTTTTTCTGGAAGTGATGAACCGTGCCGGCTATCCCTACGGGGGTTCCTGGCAAAAGAACAGGATTCATCCCACGGCGGCAGGTGCTTTAGCGCCCACCTCCCTTGTGCCCCAGAGGTCTTGTCTTGATTTAGCCTCATACCAGGATATTCTCGTAGTTGGTTTTCGTGAGATGCTTGATTTTTATCCTTTTTATGCTGCCGATAATCTACGGGAACAGTTTTACTTGCAAGGAGAGAAAAAGCTGGTTCGTGCTGTCTGGCTGGATCTGGGGCTTTCTCAAGAGCGGGAGCTTAACAGTTATGATCTGGCTGTAGCCCTGGAAGACGAGGCTGTGCGTTTTCGCCTGGCCGAGCAGTTAAGGGTTAAAGTATCAGAGCATACCCTGGTAATACTGCCCGCCGTCTTAGGCGTGCGCAAGTGGAACCGGGTACAGGACCATCTGCAGAGAATGCTGGCGTGTACTTTCCTGGAGATACCCACCTTACCTCCCTCTGTTACCGGCATGCGTTTGGCAGAAAGTTTAATGGGGTATCTGGAGCAGAGAGGTGTGGAATTCCAGTTGGGTTACCCTGTGACTGGTGCTCTCCAGGAAGGGAAAAGATGTACGGGCGTGAAAATTGCCACAGCCAGTGGGAGAATACAGGTAAAAGAAGCCCGTACCTTTGTCCTGGCCACAGGAGGTATCCTGGGCGGTGGGCTAAGGGTAAAACCCTATAGTATTACGGAAGAGATTTTCAAGATTAAAATAGAGATGCCCAAGGAGATAAGCCATCAGGACTTTTTTGCCCCACAGGGGCAGCCCCTCAGCCGTACCGGTGTTAAGGTGAATTCTTTGCTCCAGCCCATCACCGCCCAGGGGGAACCAATTCTTACCAATGTTTTTGTGGCCGGGAAAAACTTGACCGGTTATGATCCCTTTGTAGAGAAGAGCGGCAACGGGGTGGCCCTGGTGAGCGGTTATGCGGCCGGATGGCTGGCAGGGAAGGGGGCGTTTTCATATGAAGCAGTATGA
- the glpA gene encoding anaerobic glycerol-3-phosphate dehydrogenase subunit GlpA — protein MADKYDVVIIGGGATGTGIVRDLAMRGLSCLLVEKEDLATGTSGRFHGLLHSGARYAVRDPHSAQECAQENRILKEIAANCLEDTGGYFIALKEDDPEYIRVWLEACRHGGIATQEISPAELLKQEPVLHKDIAKAYLVPDAAVDGFTLAAANALSAEKLGAKVKNYTRVVGFKREGQRIAGVFLRNVITGQEWEANCRLVINAAGAWAGQIGELAGVNLNIIPDKGVLIVFNHRITGKVLNRLRPPGDGDIFVPHGSVTIFGTTSRATDDPQDNQAAREDVLHLLKEGRKMIPDLEEMRLIRAFAGVRPLYQAGDQEGSGRQATRDFSLLDHEKLDGLRGFISVVGGKLTTYRLMAQAASDLAAQKLGNDKPCRTHLEPLADLGIERDKDRKHLCQCEMISKGMLEKAVEGKEQFSLSDIRRLTRLGMGPCQGTFCTYRATGFYHELKNLTAQEGNKLLKDHVQERWKGARPVLWGGQAQEIEINRGIYLSLLNLDRLDSGDYV, from the coding sequence ATGGCAGACAAATATGATGTAGTGATTATCGGAGGGGGGGCTACCGGTACAGGGATTGTCCGGGATTTGGCCATGCGGGGTTTATCCTGTTTACTGGTAGAAAAAGAGGATTTGGCCACGGGAACCAGCGGACGTTTCCATGGGCTTCTGCACAGCGGAGCCCGTTACGCCGTCAGAGACCCCCATTCCGCCCAGGAATGCGCCCAGGAAAACCGTATATTAAAGGAGATTGCCGCTAACTGCCTGGAAGATACGGGAGGCTATTTTATTGCCCTGAAAGAAGATGATCCTGAATATATACGGGTGTGGCTGGAGGCCTGCCGTCATGGGGGTATTGCGACTCAGGAAATCTCACCGGCTGAACTCTTAAAACAGGAACCTGTACTCCATAAGGATATCGCCAAAGCTTACCTGGTACCCGATGCTGCCGTAGACGGATTTACCCTGGCCGCGGCCAATGCCCTTTCCGCTGAAAAACTAGGAGCCAAGGTGAAAAACTACACCCGGGTTGTGGGCTTTAAACGGGAGGGGCAGAGAATCGCCGGAGTTTTTCTGCGTAATGTCATCACGGGTCAGGAGTGGGAAGCAAACTGCCGCCTGGTGATTAATGCGGCGGGAGCCTGGGCCGGGCAGATCGGTGAGCTGGCCGGTGTTAACCTGAATATCATCCCAGATAAAGGGGTCTTGATTGTTTTTAACCACCGGATTACCGGTAAGGTTTTAAACCGCCTCCGGCCTCCGGGCGACGGCGATATTTTCGTTCCCCACGGCAGTGTTACCATCTTTGGTACCACCTCCCGGGCTACTGATGACCCCCAGGACAACCAGGCTGCCCGGGAAGATGTCCTGCACCTCTTAAAAGAAGGGAGAAAGATGATTCCTGACCTAGAGGAGATGCGGCTTATTAGGGCCTTTGCCGGGGTGAGACCTCTCTACCAAGCGGGTGACCAGGAGGGGAGCGGGCGCCAGGCTACCCGTGACTTCTCTCTTTTGGACCATGAAAAACTTGATGGCCTTAGGGGATTTATTTCTGTGGTAGGCGGCAAACTCACCACCTATCGCCTGATGGCCCAGGCCGCCAGCGACCTGGCGGCGCAAAAGCTGGGTAATGACAAACCCTGCCGCACTCACCTGGAGCCCCTGGCGGATTTGGGGATAGAAAGGGATAAAGACAGAAAACATCTCTGTCAATGTGAAATGATCAGCAAAGGAATGCTGGAGAAAGCGGTGGAGGGCAAGGAACAGTTCAGTTTAAGCGATATCAGGCGGCTGACACGCCTGGGCATGGGGCCCTGCCAGGGTACTTTTTGCACCTACCGGGCCACCGGTTTTTACCATGAGTTAAAGAACCTTACCGCCCAGGAAGGCAATAAACTTCTCAAAGATCATGTACAGGAACGCTGGAAGGGGGCCAGGCCCGTGCTGTGGGGCGGTCAGGCCCAGGAGATAGAGATTAACAGAGGCATCTATTTAAGCCTCCTCAATCTGGATAGATTGGATAGTGGAGACTATGTATGA
- the glpK gene encoding glycerol kinase GlpK, with product MAQYLLALDQGTTSSRAIIFDRLGNPLKQCSKEIRQIYPQPGWVEHDGEEIWESQVTVARQVLTEAGVEPGEIAAIGITNQRETTLIWDKETGKPLYHALVWQCRRTAELCQELNRKNWAEPIRQKTGLVVDAYFSGTKIKWLLDNVAGLREKAEQGKVLCGTVDTWLIWKLTGGRVHATDYSNASRTMLFNIHTLEWDQDILKELGIPRKILPEVRPSSGTFGETAPEIFGASIPITGVAGDQQAALFGQCCFTPGTAKNTYGTGCFMLMNTGEKAIPSQNGLLTTIAWGLDNKVSYALEGSIFMGGAIIQWLRDELGILPHAAQSEEFALKVADTGGVYLVPAFVGLGAPYWDMYARGIIIGLTRGTNKYHITRAALEAIAYQTKDVLAAMLADAQIDLQKLRVDGGAVKNNFLMQFQADILRVTVERPRVNETTALGAAFLAGLGAGYYGSIQEVETICQLDRSFVPEMSPFRAQDLYQGWKKAVERSKAWL from the coding sequence ATGGCCCAGTATTTATTAGCCCTAGATCAGGGAACGACCAGCTCCCGGGCTATTATCTTTGATCGCCTGGGTAACCCCCTTAAACAGTGCAGTAAAGAAATTCGACAGATTTATCCCCAGCCGGGCTGGGTGGAACATGACGGTGAAGAAATCTGGGAGAGCCAGGTGACAGTAGCCCGGCAGGTTCTTACGGAGGCAGGTGTGGAACCTGGTGAGATAGCTGCCATCGGCATTACCAACCAGAGGGAAACTACCCTCATCTGGGACAAAGAAACGGGCAAACCCCTTTATCATGCTTTGGTCTGGCAGTGCCGCCGCACGGCGGAACTGTGCCAGGAATTAAACAGGAAGAACTGGGCAGAACCCATTCGCCAAAAAACAGGCCTGGTAGTTGATGCCTATTTTTCAGGGACCAAAATCAAATGGCTCCTGGATAATGTGGCGGGTTTAAGAGAAAAGGCAGAACAGGGCAAGGTACTCTGTGGCACTGTTGATACCTGGCTCATCTGGAAGCTCACAGGAGGTCGGGTACATGCTACGGATTACTCTAATGCTTCCCGCACCATGTTGTTCAATATCCACACCTTAGAGTGGGACCAGGATATCCTGAAAGAATTGGGTATACCCCGGAAGATCCTCCCTGAGGTGAGACCCTCCAGCGGAACTTTTGGTGAAACGGCACCTGAAATTTTCGGTGCCAGTATCCCCATTACAGGTGTGGCCGGTGACCAGCAGGCCGCCCTGTTCGGACAGTGCTGTTTTACTCCCGGGACGGCCAAAAATACTTACGGTACGGGCTGTTTCATGCTGATGAATACGGGGGAAAAAGCCATACCCTCGCAAAACGGCCTTTTAACGACCATTGCCTGGGGACTTGATAACAAGGTTTCTTATGCCCTGGAAGGAAGTATCTTTATGGGGGGAGCTATTATCCAGTGGCTGAGGGACGAGTTAGGTATACTTCCCCATGCCGCCCAGTCCGAGGAATTTGCCCTCAAGGTAGCGGATACCGGCGGTGTTTACCTGGTTCCGGCCTTTGTGGGACTGGGTGCACCTTACTGGGATATGTATGCCCGGGGAATCATCATAGGGCTCACCAGGGGGACCAACAAGTATCACATTACTCGGGCGGCTCTCGAGGCTATTGCTTACCAGACCAAGGATGTGTTAGCGGCCATGCTGGCCGATGCTCAGATAGATTTGCAAAAATTACGCGTTGACGGCGGGGCTGTCAAAAACAATTTCCTCATGCAGTTTCAGGCTGATATTCTCCGTGTAACTGTAGAAAGACCGCGGGTAAATGAAACCACGGCACTGGGTGCGGCTTTCCTGGCGGGTTTGGGTGCAGGTTATTACGGCTCCATTCAGGAAGTGGAAACTATCTGCCAGTTAGATCGCTCTTTTGTGCCGGAAATGTCACCCTTCCGGGCCCAGGATTTATATCAGGGCTGGAAGAAAGCAGTGGAACGTTCCAAAGCCTGGCTTTAG
- a CDS encoding aldehyde ferredoxin oxidoreductase family protein, whose translation MVDVGAVQGKILRVNLTDGQITKETVPGEVYTKYLGGRGAGAYYLNKEVAPGTDPLGEDNKIIFFNGPMAGTMAPGNGKINVTFKSPLTNTYYYSLCGGHFGAELKFAGFDGIIIEGNASKPVYLFIHNDEAELKDAQALWGKTIPETNKILKEELGGDHSLKIACIGPGGEKLNRMACITAELYREFGRGGGGAVMGAKNLKAIVVRGTQDVNVASPGKLANYVKELYKEFKAHPKVYARRWYGSVEMLEGINKLGFWSTKNFSEGYFAPGEEMVGPKMREKIVVGDGSCYSCPIACGKISQVNSAKYGKILIEGPEFETVGLLGPNCGISDWETILKATQILDHNGIDTISAGAVLSFAMEAFEKGIITEKDTDGIDLRFGNGDGLIAMLEKMVKREGLGDLLAEGVKLASEKLGAPELAMHSKGAAPATYDPRGCKGMALTYATSSKGAHHMYSPTMGVELAGDRFAEKGKANLVRDIQMQMAVVDSLGYCSTMRFVYTVDKQVDLFNLATGLNYSKQELLEVGERILNLERLFNVREGFSRKDDTLPKRFLEEAMKEGPSQGQTIDLQSMLDEYYQAMGWSEDGIPREETIKRLGLY comes from the coding sequence GTGGTTGATGTTGGTGCTGTGCAAGGGAAAATCCTCCGGGTCAATTTAACCGATGGGCAAATCACTAAAGAAACTGTGCCCGGAGAAGTTTATACGAAATACTTAGGGGGACGGGGAGCCGGAGCATACTACCTGAATAAAGAAGTGGCTCCCGGTACTGATCCCCTGGGAGAGGACAACAAGATCATCTTCTTTAACGGACCTATGGCTGGCACTATGGCTCCGGGAAATGGCAAAATCAATGTAACGTTTAAATCACCTCTTACCAATACTTACTACTATTCCTTATGTGGCGGTCATTTTGGTGCGGAATTAAAGTTTGCGGGATTCGACGGAATAATTATAGAAGGGAACGCCTCTAAGCCAGTCTACCTCTTTATTCATAACGATGAAGCAGAGCTTAAGGACGCTCAAGCCTTGTGGGGCAAAACTATCCCCGAAACCAACAAAATCCTGAAAGAGGAACTGGGCGGAGACCATTCCTTAAAAATTGCCTGTATCGGGCCGGGCGGGGAGAAGCTTAACCGCATGGCCTGTATAACCGCCGAATTGTACCGGGAATTTGGCCGGGGCGGCGGCGGAGCTGTCATGGGGGCGAAAAACCTCAAAGCCATTGTGGTGAGAGGGACCCAAGATGTTAATGTGGCCAGTCCCGGCAAATTGGCTAATTATGTAAAAGAACTTTACAAAGAGTTTAAAGCCCATCCCAAAGTCTATGCCCGCCGCTGGTACGGCTCTGTAGAGATGCTCGAGGGCATTAATAAATTAGGTTTCTGGTCAACAAAGAACTTTTCGGAAGGGTATTTTGCTCCCGGAGAAGAGATGGTCGGTCCCAAAATGCGAGAAAAGATCGTGGTTGGCGACGGTTCCTGTTACAGTTGTCCCATTGCCTGTGGAAAAATATCCCAGGTAAATTCCGCGAAGTACGGCAAGATTCTTATCGAAGGACCTGAATTTGAAACAGTGGGATTGCTGGGACCCAACTGTGGTATCAGTGATTGGGAAACTATCCTCAAAGCCACACAAATCCTGGACCACAACGGTATAGATACAATTTCCGCCGGTGCTGTCCTTTCTTTTGCCATGGAAGCCTTTGAAAAAGGAATTATCACGGAGAAAGACACAGATGGAATAGACCTTCGTTTCGGCAATGGAGACGGTTTAATCGCCATGTTGGAAAAAATGGTGAAACGGGAAGGGTTAGGCGATCTCCTGGCAGAAGGGGTTAAGCTGGCCAGTGAAAAACTGGGAGCACCGGAATTAGCCATGCATTCCAAAGGCGCAGCTCCTGCTACTTATGATCCCCGGGGTTGTAAGGGTATGGCCCTCACTTATGCCACTTCTTCCAAGGGAGCCCACCATATGTACTCGCCGACCATGGGAGTTGAACTGGCGGGGGACCGCTTTGCCGAAAAGGGTAAAGCCAATCTTGTTCGCGATATACAAATGCAGATGGCTGTAGTTGATTCCCTGGGCTACTGCTCTACCATGCGTTTTGTTTATACCGTGGATAAACAAGTGGATTTATTCAATCTGGCCACCGGCCTCAACTACAGCAAGCAAGAGCTCCTGGAAGTAGGGGAACGCATTCTTAACCTGGAAAGGCTCTTTAATGTGCGGGAGGGCTTTAGCCGTAAAGACGATACCCTTCCCAAGCGCTTCCTGGAAGAGGCCATGAAAGAGGGACCCAGCCAGGGACAGACTATCGACCTGCAGTCTATGCTCGATGAGTATTATCAGGCCATGGGCTGGAGTGAAGACGGTATTCCCAGGGAAGAGACGATCAAAAGATTAGGACTCTATTAG